Proteins from a single region of Aquirhabdus parva:
- a CDS encoding replication-associated recombination protein A produces the protein MTASLIPLPERIRPRRLSDVIGQQHLLGEHGPLRQAVDQGRLPSIIFWGPPGVGKTTLALLLAEAVDRPLISLSAISAGVKDIRDVIGQGGEQAGLLAPPVVFIDEIHRFNKSQQDALLAAVEKGKITLIGATTENPSFEVNSALLSRCQVYTLHGLSREELIAVVERALTLDTELKNRSIVLREPDALLQLSGGDARKLLNLLELIVDTQPVDADVVITNDLVLQSAQQNIVRYDKSGDQHYDIVSAFIKSMRGSDPDAALYWMARMIKGGEDPVFIARRMLILASEDIGNANPNALLLAGECFRAVQAIGYPECRIILGQTVVYLATSPKSNSTYLAINAALDLAEKTAELPVPMHLRNAPTRLMKEQGYGVGYKYAHDFAGNFVQQEFLPERLQGTIFYQAGDNPRERETAKAMSDKWQNFKKK, from the coding sequence ATGACAGCTTCTCTAATACCCCTTCCTGAACGTATCCGTCCGCGTCGTTTATCCGATGTTATTGGTCAGCAGCATTTATTGGGTGAGCATGGTCCACTGAGACAAGCCGTTGATCAGGGGCGCTTGCCATCCATCATCTTTTGGGGACCTCCTGGTGTCGGTAAGACGACGTTGGCATTACTCTTGGCCGAGGCCGTTGATCGTCCACTGATTAGTCTGTCGGCGATCAGTGCGGGTGTTAAAGATATTCGTGATGTGATTGGACAGGGCGGTGAGCAAGCTGGGTTACTGGCGCCACCAGTAGTGTTTATCGATGAAATTCATCGCTTCAATAAATCTCAACAAGATGCACTGCTTGCTGCGGTTGAGAAGGGCAAAATTACGCTGATCGGTGCTACCACCGAGAACCCTTCTTTTGAGGTGAATTCTGCGCTGTTATCCCGCTGTCAGGTTTATACCCTGCACGGACTGAGTCGTGAGGAACTGATTGCGGTCGTTGAGCGGGCGCTAACCCTTGATACCGAACTTAAGAATCGCAGTATCGTTCTGCGTGAACCAGATGCATTGTTGCAGTTGTCTGGCGGGGATGCACGAAAACTACTCAATCTGCTGGAGTTGATTGTAGATACTCAGCCTGTCGATGCTGATGTAGTAATCACTAATGACTTAGTACTGCAAAGTGCCCAGCAAAATATTGTGCGCTACGATAAATCGGGTGACCAGCACTACGATATTGTCTCTGCGTTTATTAAGTCGATGCGCGGCAGTGATCCCGATGCGGCGCTGTATTGGATGGCACGCATGATTAAAGGCGGGGAAGACCCTGTATTTATCGCGCGGCGTATGCTGATCTTGGCATCAGAAGATATTGGCAATGCCAATCCCAATGCATTGCTCCTTGCAGGGGAGTGCTTCCGTGCGGTGCAGGCGATTGGTTATCCAGAATGTCGCATTATTTTGGGGCAAACGGTGGTGTATTTGGCGACCAGTCCGAAGAGCAATAGTACCTATCTTGCGATCAACGCCGCATTGGATCTGGCCGAGAAAACCGCAGAGCTTCCAGTGCCGATGCACCTTCGTAATGCTCCAACTCGGCTAATGAAAGAGCAAGGCTATGGCGTGGGCTATAAATACGCGCATGACTTTGCAGGGAACTTTGTACAGCAGGAATTTTTACCAGAACGTTTGCAAGGGACGATTTTTTATCAAGCTGGCGATAACCCGCGTGAGCGTGAAACGGCTAAGGCAATGAGCGATAAGTGGCAGAACTTTAAGAAAAAGTAA
- a CDS encoding urate hydroxylase PuuD codes for MSAYLLDWLNLLVRFIHVITAIAWIGASFYFVWLDNSLAEPPQEKKDKGIKGDLWAIHGGGFYEVAKYQLAPPEMPKHLHWFKWEAYSTWLSGFLLLSLMYFFGATTYLIDPSKVAFTPKVGVAVALAAIFGSWLIYDALCRTNFARTQGKAFAALLIVLIGLLSFTLNHIFSGRAAYLLVGVSIGTCMVFNVWRVIMPAQTKLVEAVRFNKTPNPAYAQAAKLRSLHNNYGTLPIVFLMLSNHYPMTYGNAHAWLVLVILVLLGMWVRHFFNLRHHGKIHPPILISGFIAFFALAFILKPPMPEAPKPVKRVPRISTPVTEGLSQNTTPTSSVAPTVTNAVQAPSGDINMQAQSIIKERCAVCHSKTPTDPTFTTAPMGVMLDNEAQMKQWAARIRANAVDSHTMPFMNKTGMTDAEREQLRTWLDSSTNKQ; via the coding sequence ATGAGTGCATATCTGTTGGACTGGCTGAATTTACTGGTTCGTTTTATCCACGTGATCACGGCAATTGCCTGGATTGGCGCATCATTCTATTTCGTCTGGCTCGATAATAGCCTCGCAGAACCCCCTCAGGAGAAAAAAGACAAAGGGATCAAGGGCGACCTCTGGGCGATTCATGGCGGCGGATTCTATGAGGTTGCCAAATATCAGCTCGCACCGCCAGAGATGCCCAAGCATCTGCATTGGTTTAAATGGGAAGCCTACAGCACGTGGCTAAGTGGTTTTTTATTGCTATCGCTCATGTACTTTTTTGGCGCAACGACCTATCTCATTGATCCCAGCAAGGTTGCGTTCACACCTAAAGTCGGCGTTGCCGTAGCGCTTGCCGCCATCTTTGGCAGTTGGTTGATCTACGATGCGCTCTGTCGCACCAACTTCGCACGTACTCAAGGTAAAGCCTTCGCCGCGCTGCTCATCGTATTGATAGGTCTGCTCAGTTTTACCCTCAACCACATTTTTAGTGGTCGCGCTGCTTATCTACTGGTCGGGGTATCGATCGGCACCTGTATGGTTTTCAACGTTTGGCGGGTCATCATGCCTGCTCAAACCAAACTGGTAGAAGCCGTACGCTTCAACAAAACTCCGAATCCGGCCTATGCTCAAGCGGCAAAACTACGCTCACTGCATAACAATTACGGCACCTTACCGATCGTTTTTCTCATGCTGAGCAACCACTATCCGATGACCTATGGCAATGCCCATGCATGGCTGGTACTGGTAATTTTGGTATTACTGGGCATGTGGGTACGTCATTTTTTCAACCTGCGCCATCATGGCAAAATTCATCCCCCAATCCTGATTAGCGGGTTTATCGCATTCTTCGCCTTGGCCTTCATCTTAAAACCGCCTATGCCAGAGGCTCCTAAGCCCGTGAAGCGCGTACCGCGCATTTCAACGCCAGTGACTGAAGGTCTATCCCAGAATACAACGCCCACCAGCAGTGTCGCGCCAACAGTAACCAACGCGGTTCAAGCCCCTTCAGGGGATATCAACATGCAAGCACAGTCGATCATCAAAGAACGCTGTGCCGTATGTCACTCCAAAACACCAACCGACCCAACATTCACGACAGCCCCCATGGGTGTGATGCTAGACAATGAAGCTCAAATGAAGCAATGGGCAGCACGCATTCGCGCCAATGCGGTCGACAGTCACACCATGCCGTTTATGAATAAAACCGGCATGACCGATGCAGAACGTGAACAACTTCGCACATGGCTCGACAGCAGCACAAATAAACAATAA
- the uraD gene encoding 2-oxo-4-hydroxy-4-carboxy-5-ureidoimidazoline decarboxylase, whose protein sequence is MTLTTLPKIDAQPTSHIAVTALSKLDQSDFVLKLEGIFEHSPWVAARAWADRPFHNRSDLERALQSAMWCASRNELLDLIRAHPELAGKAAASGQLTKESTHEQAGAGLNACTPEQLVKIQQLNAAYMEKFGWPFIVAVRGMNVDAIIAAIQTRLDHTAEQEFEQALQQISRIASLRLDGLLIDA, encoded by the coding sequence ATGACCTTGACCACACTGCCAAAGATTGACGCGCAGCCGACATCGCATATCGCGGTCACCGCCCTGTCGAAATTGGATCAATCTGATTTTGTGCTCAAATTAGAAGGCATTTTTGAACATTCACCCTGGGTCGCTGCACGCGCTTGGGCAGACCGCCCGTTCCACAATCGCAGTGACCTTGAACGTGCGCTGCAATCCGCAATGTGGTGCGCCAGCCGTAATGAACTATTAGATCTGATTCGTGCTCACCCTGAACTTGCGGGTAAAGCAGCCGCTTCAGGACAACTCACCAAAGAATCCACTCATGAGCAGGCGGGTGCAGGGCTTAACGCGTGTACCCCCGAGCAACTGGTGAAGATCCAGCAACTCAATGCTGCTTATATGGAAAAGTTCGGTTGGCCCTTTATCGTCGCTGTGCGCGGCATGAATGTTGATGCCATCATAGCCGCGATTCAAACTCGGCTTGATCACACGGCTGAGCAGGAATTTGAGCAGGCTCTACAACAAATCAGCCGTATCGCCAGCCTACGCCTAGATGGACTTTTGATTGATGCTTAA
- the alc gene encoding allantoicase has protein sequence MDFIESPAVELPEFAKIGMNLADGSLNAVVLSVTDEFFAPRERMLNPAPARFYPGLYDDNGKWMDGWETRRRRNTGHDWCVVRLAYAGTLLGVDFDTSFFSGNFPPAASLEGCFCAEGDPDEQTTWVTLIDSVALSGNQHHFHAIDSQQTISHVRLHIWPDGGMARLRIYGLPWCNWENRDLSQSYDLIALENGGRQIAWSDAHYGEPRQILKPGRGKDMGDGWETRRRREPGNEWCILALGQAGTIEKIEIDTAHFKGNFPDRFSIQAAFEEVTLERALVTRSMFWPYLIPEQPLTADSIHSYINEISKLGKISHVRLNSIPDGGISRLRLWGKVDSVQ, from the coding sequence CTGAGTTTGCCAAGATCGGTATGAACCTTGCCGATGGCAGTTTAAATGCAGTCGTGCTTAGCGTGACCGATGAGTTCTTCGCACCGCGCGAGCGCATGCTCAACCCTGCACCAGCTCGCTTCTATCCTGGGCTGTATGATGATAATGGCAAGTGGATGGATGGCTGGGAAACTCGTCGCCGTCGCAATACCGGCCATGACTGGTGCGTGGTTCGCTTGGCCTATGCCGGCACTCTGCTGGGCGTAGATTTTGATACCAGTTTTTTTTCCGGAAACTTTCCACCGGCGGCGTCCCTTGAAGGCTGTTTCTGTGCAGAAGGAGATCCCGATGAACAAACGACGTGGGTGACGCTGATTGATTCAGTTGCCCTATCCGGTAATCAACATCACTTTCATGCGATTGACAGTCAGCAAACGATTAGTCATGTGCGCCTGCATATTTGGCCGGATGGCGGCATGGCACGATTGCGCATTTATGGTTTGCCATGGTGCAACTGGGAAAATCGGGATTTGAGTCAAAGCTACGACTTAATCGCCCTTGAAAATGGCGGTCGCCAGATCGCATGGAGTGATGCCCACTACGGTGAACCCCGTCAGATTTTAAAACCGGGTCGCGGTAAAGACATGGGGGATGGGTGGGAAACACGCCGTCGCCGTGAGCCCGGCAACGAATGGTGCATACTGGCCCTTGGGCAAGCGGGCACGATTGAAAAAATTGAAATTGATACCGCGCACTTCAAAGGAAATTTCCCGGATCGTTTTTCGATTCAAGCCGCATTTGAAGAGGTGACTTTAGAGCGGGCATTAGTCACCCGCAGTATGTTCTGGCCTTATCTCATTCCTGAACAACCCCTGACTGCCGATAGTATCCATAGCTATATCAATGAAATCAGCAAGCTCGGAAAAATCAGTCACGTTCGTCTCAACAGCATTCCCGATGGCGGTATCAGTCGTTTACGCCTTTGGGGCAAAGTCGACTCAGTACAGTGA
- the uraH gene encoding hydroxyisourate hydrolase, translating into MLTISTHVLDTSRGLPAADIPVELAIWQDHAWHHLGSGVTDPDGRIRYWGEQVFTLIGHYRLTFHLVDYFAAREQAAFFPEVSLQFQSDGALKHLHVPLLLNPYGYSTYRGS; encoded by the coding sequence ATGCTGACAATCAGCACGCATGTTCTCGATACCAGTCGCGGTTTACCCGCTGCCGATATCCCTGTGGAACTCGCCATTTGGCAAGATCATGCATGGCATCATTTGGGATCGGGAGTGACCGATCCCGACGGGCGAATCCGCTATTGGGGCGAGCAAGTCTTTACGCTCATTGGTCACTACCGCCTGACCTTTCACTTAGTTGATTACTTTGCAGCACGTGAACAAGCGGCTTTCTTTCCTGAAGTCAGCCTACAGTTTCAGTCCGATGGTGCGCTCAAACACTTGCATGTTCCCTTACTCCTCAACCCATACGGCTATAGCACTTATCGCGGTAGCTAA
- the moaA gene encoding GTP 3',8-cyclase MoaA, which translates to MNAHADQLKKPELIDPFARSIKYVRLSVTDRCDFRCVYCMSEDMRFLPRNRVLTLEELVRLGQIFANLGVETFRLTGGEPLIRRDIPWLVEQLAKSGEVVMTTNGSRLDKLAAPLKQAGLSRLNISLDTLNDKQFHELTRTGHLKDVLNGIDAAQSAGFSIKLNVVMMKGRNDDQILPLVEFATARGLDISFIEEMPLGVIDEHSRQLAFMSSADVRQVIQTHFDLQPSTHHTSGPSRYWQIAQPQNPHASRVGFISPHSHNFCGDCNRVRVTSEGRLLLCLGNEEGTDLMPLLRGGDDDEVIASRIKTALLMKPEKHHFDLNNEPQIVRFMNMTGG; encoded by the coding sequence ATGAATGCACATGCTGATCAACTCAAGAAGCCTGAGCTCATCGACCCTTTCGCGCGATCGATCAAGTACGTTCGGCTGTCGGTCACGGATCGTTGTGACTTCCGCTGCGTGTACTGTATGAGTGAGGACATGCGATTCCTACCTCGAAACCGCGTTTTGACATTAGAAGAACTGGTGCGCTTAGGTCAAATCTTTGCCAACCTCGGTGTAGAAACCTTTCGCTTGACTGGTGGTGAACCGCTGATTCGTCGAGATATACCATGGTTAGTTGAGCAACTGGCGAAATCTGGTGAGGTCGTCATGACCACGAATGGCTCACGTTTAGACAAACTGGCTGCACCCCTCAAACAAGCAGGCTTGTCCCGCCTTAATATCAGCCTAGATACACTCAACGACAAGCAATTCCATGAATTAACCCGTACAGGTCATCTCAAAGATGTGTTAAATGGCATTGATGCCGCTCAATCAGCGGGATTTTCAATTAAGCTCAATGTCGTCATGATGAAGGGACGCAATGACGATCAAATCTTGCCTCTGGTTGAGTTTGCAACTGCACGCGGTTTAGATATCAGCTTCATTGAAGAAATGCCACTGGGCGTTATCGATGAACACTCAAGACAACTGGCTTTTATGTCAAGTGCAGATGTACGCCAAGTGATCCAAACGCATTTTGATTTACAACCGAGCACACATCACACTAGCGGCCCCTCACGCTATTGGCAAATCGCTCAACCTCAAAATCCGCATGCCAGTCGCGTCGGTTTTATCTCTCCACATAGTCATAATTTTTGTGGAGACTGCAATCGAGTACGCGTCACTAGCGAAGGACGCCTCCTACTCTGTTTAGGTAATGAGGAAGGGACCGATTTAATGCCCTTGTTACGCGGAGGGGATGATGATGAAGTGATTGCCTCTCGTATCAAAACCGCACTTCTGATGAAACCCGAAAAACATCACTTTGACCTGAACAACGAACCACAAATTGTGCGCTTTATGAATATGACTGGAGGCTAA
- the mazG gene encoding nucleoside triphosphate pyrophosphohydrolase produces MLELLAVMSRLRAECPWDQAQTPASLTRYAIEEAYEVEAAIQTGNIDHIRDELGDLLLQVVFQAQMHAEQGHFNFFDIAQTLSQKLIRRHPHVYGDDVAAQASDVSVLWEQVKQRERAAKGEQTSILNDVKHGSPLIQAQSLQKLAAKVGFDWPDVQGARDKLSEEIAELDEAIAAKDLTKIEDELGDSFFALVNVARKSGIQSESALLGTIAKFRRRFSFVEKQLKTHGISLEEADLATMDQLWDEAKRLERLPTQSTLDREQQ; encoded by the coding sequence CTGCTTGAGCTACTCGCCGTCATGAGCCGCCTTCGTGCGGAGTGTCCATGGGATCAGGCGCAAACGCCAGCCAGTCTGACGCGCTACGCCATTGAAGAAGCCTACGAAGTCGAAGCCGCGATTCAAACAGGCAATATTGATCATATTCGTGATGAACTCGGTGACTTGCTACTACAGGTGGTCTTTCAAGCACAAATGCATGCTGAGCAAGGACACTTTAATTTTTTTGACATTGCCCAGACCCTTTCGCAAAAACTGATTCGACGTCATCCACATGTCTATGGTGATGATGTTGCGGCGCAAGCATCTGATGTGAGTGTGCTTTGGGAGCAGGTTAAGCAAAGGGAACGTGCAGCCAAGGGTGAGCAAACTTCCATTTTAAATGATGTTAAACATGGCTCCCCGCTCATCCAAGCCCAGTCTTTACAAAAACTCGCTGCCAAAGTCGGCTTTGACTGGCCGGATGTCCAAGGTGCACGTGATAAACTGTCTGAAGAAATTGCCGAACTGGATGAAGCCATCGCCGCAAAAGATCTCACAAAGATTGAAGATGAACTGGGCGATAGTTTCTTTGCACTGGTCAATGTGGCAAGAAAATCAGGGATTCAGAGCGAAAGTGCACTACTCGGCACCATCGCGAAATTTCGTAGACGCTTTAGTTTCGTGGAGAAACAACTCAAAACTCACGGGATCAGCCTTGAGGAAGCGGATTTAGCCACCATGGATCAGTTATGGGATGAGGCAAAACGCTTAGAGCGCCTCCCCACCCAATCGACTTTAGACCGGGAGCAACAATAA
- a CDS encoding RelA/SpoT family protein: protein MTTATPDRELESNQGRVQPTAFEKAGFTHSSWSHLPDLTAGLRATLSEYLLDSQIKQVMDACAFADTAHLGVTRKSGEPYIVHPIAVAEVLGNMRLDTESLMAALLHDVIEDTDVSKEEIEERFGQTVADIVDGLTKLTVSNDKNDNKAATLRKILTATLNDPRVIVIKLADRLHNMSTLAALKPDRRRAIASETLNIFVPMGRLVGVNEIADQLEILCYENLEPELFKRLHDELVQSTDDRLRAKQHWAGEIGRFIAGHHLHGTPICINNDITLYQRFLNEHADIPTLLHTHAYEIELESIAECDQFAAVVREHFLWSQLTDHIRNPLPGGNQALQLSLSDERGRLDITLRTQLMRKAAQLGVVLGDIAPQSSRSAIQASLRNLGELIDKDCATNTFDALLDYLHREKISVYTPDGDLHELPQGATAVDFAYAASLYLGNHAIAATIDGQPCPLATPLSTGQVVEIITDDLATPNPDWLGFVNTGKARRAIQQVLKASEPTDRLALGQQALSRALQLYQIDIQSLSDDDWLGVLDWQHLKSKAQLFEKIALGALLPQMVATRLLTHLSESHGAAVAESSLHVNQSNNLIVGTDGLDVRYAPCCIPILGDRIDGHLTRRGLVVHRRRCPNLKHELNRHPENVVRLHWQTATDTDPRFPVHLKIDRPITDEESTQLIYLIRQFQGGVERLESLEESSNLSVLVRDRNHLARLIQEMRILLDFPRVTRFGV from the coding sequence ATGACAACCGCGACGCCAGATCGTGAACTTGAGTCAAATCAAGGGCGCGTCCAGCCAACTGCTTTTGAAAAAGCAGGTTTCACCCATTCAAGTTGGAGTCATCTTCCAGACTTGACGGCTGGTCTACGGGCGACGCTTAGTGAATATCTGCTCGACTCGCAAATTAAACAAGTCATGGATGCTTGCGCTTTTGCCGATACCGCGCATTTAGGCGTAACACGCAAAAGTGGTGAGCCTTATATTGTGCATCCGATTGCCGTGGCTGAAGTATTGGGTAATATGCGCCTCGACACGGAAAGCCTGATGGCTGCCCTACTGCATGATGTGATTGAAGATACTGACGTCAGTAAAGAAGAAATTGAAGAGCGTTTTGGGCAAACCGTTGCCGATATTGTGGATGGCTTGACCAAGCTCACAGTTTCAAATGACAAAAATGATAATAAAGCTGCGACCTTACGTAAAATTCTGACTGCGACCTTAAATGATCCTCGAGTGATCGTAATTAAGCTTGCAGATCGTCTGCATAATATGTCGACCCTTGCAGCGCTCAAGCCTGATCGACGACGAGCGATTGCTTCGGAAACCTTGAATATTTTTGTCCCGATGGGACGATTGGTTGGCGTCAATGAGATTGCCGATCAGCTTGAAATTTTGTGTTATGAAAATCTAGAGCCTGAGCTGTTTAAGCGTCTGCATGATGAACTGGTACAAAGTACTGATGACCGACTTCGTGCAAAGCAGCATTGGGCAGGCGAGATTGGGCGCTTTATTGCAGGCCATCACTTACATGGCACCCCGATTTGTATTAATAATGACATTACGCTCTATCAGCGCTTCTTAAATGAACATGCGGATATCCCGACGTTACTCCATACCCATGCTTATGAGATAGAACTTGAAAGCATTGCTGAGTGCGATCAGTTTGCTGCAGTGGTTCGTGAGCATTTCTTATGGTCACAATTGACGGATCATATTCGTAATCCACTACCTGGCGGTAATCAAGCATTGCAGTTGTCACTTAGTGACGAGCGGGGACGACTGGACATCACGCTCCGTACTCAGTTAATGCGCAAAGCAGCGCAATTGGGTGTTGTACTGGGTGATATTGCGCCGCAGTCATCTCGTTCTGCGATTCAGGCGTCCTTGCGTAATTTGGGTGAGCTGATCGATAAAGATTGTGCGACCAATACTTTTGATGCGCTGCTGGATTATCTGCATCGTGAAAAAATCTCGGTCTATACGCCTGATGGGGATTTGCATGAGTTACCACAGGGCGCGACCGCGGTTGATTTTGCTTACGCCGCGAGCTTGTATCTAGGGAATCATGCGATTGCTGCAACCATTGATGGTCAGCCTTGTCCACTTGCGACACCGCTTAGTACTGGACAAGTGGTCGAGATCATTACCGATGATTTAGCAACTCCTAATCCGGATTGGCTAGGTTTTGTGAATACTGGTAAGGCACGACGCGCTATCCAGCAAGTGTTGAAAGCCTCTGAACCCACGGATCGTCTGGCCTTGGGTCAACAAGCTTTAAGCCGTGCACTGCAACTCTATCAAATTGATATTCAAAGTTTGTCGGATGACGATTGGTTAGGTGTCTTGGACTGGCAGCACCTCAAAAGTAAAGCCCAACTCTTTGAGAAAATTGCCTTGGGCGCGTTACTCCCGCAAATGGTTGCGACACGACTGCTCACGCACCTTTCGGAATCGCATGGTGCGGCAGTCGCTGAAAGTTCACTGCATGTAAATCAATCCAATAATCTGATCGTCGGTACGGATGGCTTGGATGTGCGTTATGCACCATGCTGTATTCCGATCCTCGGTGACCGTATCGATGGTCATCTCACCCGACGCGGTCTCGTCGTTCATCGTAGACGTTGTCCGAATTTAAAGCATGAACTCAATCGCCATCCTGAAAATGTGGTGAGATTACATTGGCAAACTGCTACAGATACCGACCCACGTTTCCCTGTACATCTCAAAATCGATCGTCCGATCACTGATGAAGAAAGCACACAGCTCATTTATTTGATCCGCCAGTTTCAAGGTGGGGTTGAGCGTTTAGAAAGCTTGGAAGAGTCCAGCAATCTCTCTGTTTTAGTCCGTGATCGTAACCACCTTGCCCGTTTGATTCAGGAAATGCGGATATTGCTCGATTTTCCGAGGGTGACGCGGTTCGGGGTTTAA
- a CDS encoding LysR substrate-binding domain-containing protein, translating to MSTSSKWESLDVHLLQVLYALLSESSVSNAARRLNQSQPAVSTSLRRLREITGDQLLVRSRNGMIPTERGQALLEPVRTALSQIEAIGIQQVRFDPSQSRRVYNLATPDYLSAVMLGEMMSRIRRLAPNSQVILHSLGPDFNYSNALETGMLDGVIANWPQPPEHLRLAPLFEDEVVCLMRKAHPLAGQTLTKDTYLNAEHLVPTPYTVGQRGVIDLHLAKERLKRNVVVYVPYFNMVPYMLMQMDAVFSAPRIFAEHFCSLMPLKVSDIPIDFPPIPFYLLWHDRSHHSEECRWFREQVIAVMRDTKSAYLRPQSAPAKVQAPVSTKQPAPHVAYA from the coding sequence ATGAGTACTTCCAGCAAGTGGGAATCGTTAGACGTTCATTTATTACAAGTTTTGTATGCGTTGCTTTCGGAAAGTAGTGTGTCAAATGCAGCAAGGCGTTTGAACCAGTCACAACCAGCAGTCAGTACTTCTCTTCGTCGTTTACGTGAAATTACCGGGGATCAACTATTGGTGCGTAGCCGCAACGGTATGATTCCAACGGAGCGTGGACAAGCATTACTCGAACCCGTGCGTACCGCGCTGAGCCAAATTGAGGCAATCGGCATTCAACAAGTGCGTTTTGACCCTAGCCAATCACGTCGAGTCTATAACTTGGCAACACCGGACTATTTAAGTGCAGTGATGCTCGGTGAGATGATGAGCCGGATTCGCAGGCTTGCACCGAATTCTCAGGTGATTCTACATTCACTCGGACCTGATTTTAACTATAGCAATGCATTAGAAACAGGGATGCTCGATGGCGTGATTGCCAACTGGCCCCAGCCTCCAGAGCATTTACGTTTAGCACCATTGTTCGAAGATGAAGTGGTGTGCTTGATGCGTAAAGCGCATCCATTGGCAGGTCAGACCCTGACCAAAGATACCTACTTGAATGCAGAGCATCTGGTGCCGACACCGTATACGGTAGGACAGCGTGGCGTTATTGATTTACATCTGGCCAAAGAGCGCTTGAAGCGCAATGTGGTGGTGTATGTCCCGTATTTTAATATGGTGCCGTATATGCTGATGCAGATGGATGCAGTGTTTTCTGCTCCGCGTATCTTTGCAGAACATTTCTGCTCATTGATGCCGCTTAAGGTCTCTGATATTCCGATTGATTTCCCGCCGATTCCATTCTATTTACTTTGGCATGATCGATCACACCATTCCGAAGAGTGTCGTTGGTTCCGTGAACAAGTGATTGCGGTGATGCGAGATACCAAGTCTGCGTATTTGCGTCCACAGTCCGCACCGGCAAAAGTTCAAGCACCCGTGTCAACCAAGCAGCCAGCTCCTCATGTCGCTTATGCTTAA
- a CDS encoding ureidoglycolate lyase, which translates to MSDQMTLNIEPLTAESFAPFGEVIQTESAHSFLINNGTTERFHALAAVELLEENSDVTRENHCRAIISIFRAEARHFPFSVSMLEKHPLGSQAFIPLSGEPYLVVVATGMDSPGQLRAFIATATQGVNYRAGVWHHPLLALHKTCDFLVVDRQGSGVNCIEDDLDPPYLLIYP; encoded by the coding sequence ATGTCTGACCAGATGACCTTGAACATCGAGCCATTGACGGCTGAATCCTTCGCCCCTTTTGGTGAGGTGATTCAGACCGAATCTGCACACTCATTCCTGATTAACAACGGCACGACTGAACGTTTTCATGCCTTGGCTGCAGTTGAACTGCTCGAAGAGAATAGTGACGTCACACGAGAGAATCACTGCCGTGCCATCATTTCTATTTTCCGAGCAGAGGCACGGCACTTTCCATTTTCGGTCAGCATGCTGGAAAAACACCCCCTCGGTAGTCAGGCCTTTATCCCGCTTTCAGGTGAACCTTATTTGGTGGTCGTAGCAACAGGAATGGACTCACCTGGGCAACTGCGCGCTTTTATCGCCACGGCAACCCAAGGCGTCAATTATCGCGCTGGAGTTTGGCATCACCCCTTATTGGCCCTACATAAAACCTGTGATTTTCTGGTAGTTGATCGCCAAGGCTCGGGGGTGAACTGTATCGAGGATGATCTAGACCCACCCTATCTACTCATTTATCCGTAA